Proteins encoded in a region of the Flavobacterium sp. MDT1-60 genome:
- a CDS encoding dienelactone hydrolase family protein: MQKLTKEDISQEVFDLYDDYAHNKIERRQFIEKLSIFAVGTLTLPSLLSFMMPNYEDSILVKPRDPRIKSDYITYPSPKGGGTIKGLLSQFAETKKKLPGIIVVHENRGLNPYIEDVGRRAAVEGFITLAPDALSPLGGYPGNDDAGRELQKKRTREEMLEDFIAAYEYLKTHKDCNGYVGVVGFCFGGWISNMMAVKIPTLSAAVPYYGGQPTKEEAEKITTPLMLHYAGLDTRVNEGWPAFEEVLKKNKVENTAYFYPGVNHGFHNNTTPRYDEAAATLSWTRTIDFFKQKLKKK; the protein is encoded by the coding sequence ATGCAGAAATTAACCAAAGAAGATATTTCGCAAGAAGTATTCGATTTATATGATGATTATGCCCACAATAAAATCGAAAGAAGACAATTTATCGAAAAACTTTCCATTTTCGCAGTAGGTACGCTGACCCTTCCGTCGCTTTTAAGTTTTATGATGCCAAATTATGAAGACAGCATCTTAGTCAAACCCAGAGATCCAAGAATAAAATCAGATTACATAACGTATCCATCTCCGAAAGGTGGCGGCACTATAAAAGGGCTTTTATCGCAGTTTGCTGAAACCAAAAAAAAATTACCCGGAATTATTGTTGTGCATGAAAACCGGGGTCTTAATCCGTATATCGAAGATGTAGGACGAAGAGCTGCTGTCGAAGGTTTTATCACATTGGCGCCGGATGCTTTATCACCATTAGGCGGCTATCCCGGAAATGACGATGCAGGACGCGAACTACAAAAAAAACGTACCCGCGAAGAAATGCTGGAAGATTTTATTGCTGCTTATGAATACTTAAAAACCCACAAAGATTGTAATGGTTATGTAGGCGTTGTCGGATTTTGTTTTGGTGGATGGATTTCTAATATGATGGCCGTAAAAATACCGACTTTATCTGCCGCTGTTCCTTACTACGGAGGGCAACCTACCAAAGAAGAAGCTGAAAAAATAACAACTCCGCTTATGCTACACTACGCTGGCTTGGACACACGTGTAAACGAAGGCTGGCCTGCTTTTGAAGAAGTCCTGAAAAAGAATAAAGTTGAAAACACAGCTTATTTTTATCCCGGAGTGAATCATGGTTTTCATAATAATACAACGCCAAGATATGATGAAGCTGCTGCAACTTTATCATGGACACGAACTATTGATTTTTTCAAACAAAAACTAAAAAAAAAATAA
- a CDS encoding porin produces MKCIRTLLIVFISFIFLLFPLILHAQTPENTTSESPIKYPQFEFKGLFQGRFLAAMTDEVDVLGVQHTTGEVTQTSFDIKRMRVGLTTKISPETEVVILVNLADFKSDPKGKVLENAYAKYTFNKYAALVGGQFRAPFGIEDQVSVDIIKSFDFSNQYYEFGKNGWTSFQIGASVLGSVDIGKVPVNYAFTIINGNGKNQEKDKDNGKQCSTRWVFGLSKENKINLGLNGGIGKVSTQEVFALGADITSNFKLADKLHLELQAEYKQGTNHNLYFSLPVDDRTANVADYQMRGIYFLPNLRYEIAYRRLSSIEFSCRYETFNSSYKIDSNVRQTYTPMVSLEFGKAYTGRIELGFTLDNYEKDIPDTSVYSSNLFLVQLQCRL; encoded by the coding sequence ATGAAATGTATCCGTACACTTTTAATAGTATTTATAAGTTTTATTTTTTTATTATTTCCTCTTATACTGCACGCCCAAACACCGGAAAATACTACTTCCGAAAGTCCAATAAAATATCCTCAATTTGAATTTAAGGGACTTTTTCAGGGAAGGTTTCTCGCAGCCATGACAGATGAGGTTGATGTGCTTGGAGTTCAACATACGACGGGAGAGGTTACACAAACTTCTTTTGATATTAAAAGGATGCGTGTTGGACTTACAACTAAAATTAGTCCTGAAACTGAAGTTGTGATTTTAGTAAACTTAGCCGATTTTAAATCGGATCCAAAAGGAAAAGTTTTAGAAAATGCTTATGCAAAATATACGTTTAACAAATATGCTGCATTAGTCGGTGGACAGTTTAGAGCCCCATTTGGTATAGAGGATCAGGTTTCAGTAGATATCATAAAATCATTTGATTTCTCCAACCAATATTATGAATTCGGAAAAAATGGCTGGACCAGTTTTCAAATCGGGGCTTCAGTTCTAGGATCGGTCGATATTGGAAAAGTTCCTGTAAATTATGCCTTTACAATTATAAATGGTAATGGAAAAAATCAGGAAAAAGATAAGGATAACGGAAAACAGTGTTCTACAAGATGGGTTTTCGGATTATCAAAAGAAAACAAAATAAATCTGGGTTTAAACGGTGGAATAGGAAAAGTTTCAACGCAGGAAGTTTTTGCTCTTGGTGCAGATATAACAAGCAATTTCAAACTTGCAGACAAACTTCATTTAGAGTTGCAGGCAGAATACAAACAAGGAACAAATCATAATTTATATTTTTCGTTACCCGTTGATGACAGAACAGCAAATGTAGCCGATTATCAAATGCGTGGCATATACTTTTTACCAAATTTGAGATATGAAATAGCTTACAGAAGATTGTCTTCCATAGAATTTTCCTGCCGATATGAGACTTTTAATTCCAGTTATAAAATCGACTCAAACGTAAGACAAACGTATACGCCAATGGTAAGTCTTGAATTTGGCAAAGCCTACACCGGCCGAATTGAATTAGGATTTACACTTGACAATTATGAAAAAGATATTCCTGATACGTCTGTATATAGCAGCAATTTATTTTTAGTTCAGTTGCAATGCCGACTTTAG
- the hmpA gene encoding NO-inducible flavohemoprotein, translated as MNSHQKELIKATIPILRASGEDLTNYFYARMFREHPELRNMFNMGNQANGRQKSALANAVLAYAENIEDPSVLIGVLKGIGTKHRSLNIQPEQYKIVGTQLIASIGEVVGEAATPEILEAWTVAFYQLAKIMIDLEKGLYEENAAKPGSWNGWRKFVIKKIVEESTEIKSFYLYPEDGKEIANFHAGQFISVQVFVPELGLLQPRQYSLSSAFNPEYYRISVKKDSGIAPNPSGMVSQILHSKSEGDIISISAPAGLFHLEKDAENPLVLISGGVGLTPMLSMLETNLNSIKNKKTVWIHGCRNESVHAFKEQISTLKEDAKWLETFTFYDSVQNDEDLSNDIIQGRVDLHKCKDAILLEDAKFYICGPEMFIKVQYEALINLNINQENIFYEEFGPQLINLN; from the coding sequence ATGAATTCACATCAAAAAGAGCTAATTAAAGCTACTATTCCCATTTTAAGAGCCAGTGGCGAAGACCTTACCAATTATTTTTATGCCAGAATGTTTAGAGAGCATCCTGAATTGCGAAATATGTTTAATATGGGAAATCAGGCCAATGGAAGACAAAAATCAGCTTTAGCAAATGCCGTTTTGGCTTACGCCGAAAATATAGAAGATCCGAGTGTTTTAATTGGTGTTCTGAAAGGAATCGGAACCAAACACAGAAGTCTTAATATTCAACCCGAACAATATAAAATCGTCGGAACACAATTAATCGCTTCTATTGGCGAAGTTGTAGGAGAAGCCGCTACTCCTGAAATATTAGAAGCCTGGACAGTTGCTTTTTATCAACTAGCAAAAATCATGATCGATCTTGAAAAAGGTTTATACGAAGAAAACGCAGCCAAACCCGGAAGCTGGAACGGCTGGAGAAAGTTTGTAATTAAAAAGATTGTTGAAGAATCAACAGAAATCAAATCGTTTTATCTTTATCCTGAAGATGGAAAAGAAATTGCTAATTTTCATGCGGGTCAATTCATCAGCGTTCAGGTTTTCGTTCCTGAATTAGGCCTTTTACAGCCGAGACAATATAGCTTATCGAGCGCTTTTAATCCTGAATATTATCGAATTTCAGTTAAAAAAGATAGCGGAATTGCACCAAACCCATCTGGAATGGTTTCTCAAATTTTACATTCAAAATCAGAAGGTGATATTATTTCAATTTCGGCTCCGGCCGGATTATTCCATTTAGAAAAAGATGCTGAAAATCCTTTGGTATTAATCAGTGGAGGTGTTGGCCTTACACCAATGTTGAGCATGCTGGAAACCAATTTAAATTCCATTAAAAATAAAAAAACAGTATGGATTCACGGCTGCAGAAATGAATCGGTTCACGCTTTTAAAGAACAAATTTCAACATTGAAAGAAGATGCCAAATGGCTGGAAACATTTACTTTTTATGATTCGGTACAAAACGATGAAGACCTTTCAAATGATATAATTCAGGGACGCGTCGATCTTCATAAATGTAAAGACGCTATTTTACTGGAAGACGCTAAATTTTATATCTGTGGTCCTGAAATGTTTATCAAAGTACAATATGAAGCTTTAATAAATTTGAATATCAATCAGGAAAATATCTTTTATGAAGAATTTGGTCCTCAATTGATTAATTTGAATTAA
- a CDS encoding OprO/OprP family phosphate-selective porin — MKAKRIIANCLFLSQLRVGLIVFVLLILPYFSFGQEKPKTVPDGTEGDVIQAVDSTKAQKLPWNMFDTSFTTIKLGAGFLYEYAGYVADATTKRQMDSIGSELKYDFDVRDFRVLIGGQLKTKRTITWKAGFMYDGDAKSWYVRESGVMIATPEIWGSIFIGRTKEGFSLSKVMNGYSGESLERHMNIDAIPILGDGIKWLGYLPKQKIVWNMGIFADWLSKDQGFSTYSWQFITRAAWLPIHSEEKQTTLHIGGNFRIGQPEDNKIRLKSRPESNTAPIFIDTGTFSSNQGTFVGWEIYYNKGPWLFGTEYSWQMFNSSEKNDPVFHGGEVMMSYIFTGASRPYTTTSGIYTFIPVKKSVFEGGLGEIEAALRYSTNELNGGLIEGGRFWRITPTLNWYLSKNFRFEFAYGYGILDRFNLKGATQFFQSRIQILL; from the coding sequence TTGAAAGCAAAACGAATCATAGCAAATTGTTTATTTCTGTCGCAACTGCGGGTTGGTTTGATTGTCTTTGTTCTTCTGATTTTACCTTATTTTTCATTTGGACAGGAAAAACCAAAAACGGTGCCTGATGGAACCGAAGGCGATGTAATACAGGCTGTAGACAGTACGAAGGCGCAGAAATTGCCATGGAACATGTTTGACACCAGTTTTACAACGATCAAATTGGGTGCTGGTTTTTTATATGAATATGCAGGATACGTCGCAGATGCAACTACCAAAAGACAAATGGATTCGATTGGCAGTGAACTTAAATACGATTTTGATGTTCGTGATTTCAGGGTTTTAATTGGCGGTCAGCTTAAAACAAAAAGAACCATAACCTGGAAAGCTGGTTTTATGTATGATGGAGATGCAAAATCCTGGTATGTGCGTGAATCCGGAGTTATGATCGCAACACCCGAAATATGGGGGAGTATTTTTATAGGCCGTACTAAAGAAGGTTTCTCACTTAGCAAAGTCATGAATGGTTACTCCGGTGAATCTTTGGAGCGACATATGAATATTGACGCAATACCCATTCTCGGTGATGGTATAAAATGGCTTGGCTATCTTCCAAAACAAAAAATTGTCTGGAATATGGGGATTTTTGCAGACTGGCTTTCTAAAGATCAGGGATTCAGTACGTATAGCTGGCAATTTATAACAAGAGCTGCCTGGCTTCCAATACATTCTGAAGAAAAACAAACTACGCTTCATATTGGAGGTAATTTCAGAATAGGGCAGCCGGAAGATAATAAAATCAGACTTAAATCGAGACCCGAATCAAACACGGCCCCAATTTTTATAGATACAGGTACTTTTTCATCAAATCAGGGAACTTTTGTAGGTTGGGAGATCTATTACAATAAAGGACCATGGTTATTTGGAACTGAATACAGCTGGCAGATGTTTAATTCAAGTGAAAAAAACGATCCGGTTTTTCATGGTGGAGAAGTAATGATGAGTTACATTTTTACCGGTGCAAGCAGACCTTATACGACAACAAGTGGTATTTATACTTTTATCCCGGTTAAAAAATCTGTTTTTGAAGGAGGATTAGGTGAAATCGAGGCAGCGTTAAGATATTCTACCAATGAATTGAATGGCGGACTAATTGAGGGGGGACGGTTTTGGAGAATAACGCCAACTCTAAACTGGTATCTTTCTAAAAACTTTAGATTTGAATTCGCTTATGGTTATGGAATATTAGACCGATTTAATTTAAAAGGGGCAACTCAATTTTTTCAATCCCGAATTCAGATTTTGCTATAA
- a CDS encoding type II asparaginase has product MKLNTIFYKKLFLIILLSVSTGIIAQSKPKILILATGGTIAGSAASGVQSGYTSGQVTIDAMVNAVPDAMKLADIKGEQISNVGSQDMSFEIMLKVANRINELAGSKDVDGFVITHGTDTMEETAYFLNLVVKTDKPVVLVGSMRPSTAISADGPLNLYNGIAVAADPKAKGHGVLLVMNDWIHSAQSLTKVSTTAVQTFMSPIRGLIGTTSYGVNDFYHYPDQKFGKSSEFDVKGVTTFPRVDIIYADADMKPDLIDASIEKGAKGIVIAGVGNGNMNKASLDACARASKKGIIVVRSTRVATGIVGRNVECNDDELGLIASYGLNPQKSRILLTIALLKPRKLDELQKIFLEY; this is encoded by the coding sequence ATGAAATTAAATACAATCTTTTATAAAAAACTGTTTCTTATAATCCTATTATCAGTAAGTACAGGTATAATTGCACAATCAAAACCGAAAATTCTTATTCTGGCAACAGGAGGTACGATTGCAGGATCTGCTGCGAGTGGTGTACAATCTGGCTACACTTCAGGACAGGTAACTATTGATGCGATGGTCAATGCGGTGCCGGATGCCATGAAATTGGCCGATATTAAAGGCGAACAAATCTCGAATGTTGGATCTCAGGATATGTCATTTGAAATAATGCTGAAAGTAGCCAACAGAATCAATGAACTGGCGGGCAGTAAAGACGTTGACGGTTTTGTGATTACACATGGAACTGACACGATGGAAGAAACGGCCTATTTTCTAAATCTGGTTGTAAAAACAGATAAGCCGGTAGTACTTGTTGGTTCGATGCGCCCTTCAACAGCAATAAGTGCTGATGGGCCTTTGAATCTCTATAATGGAATTGCCGTGGCTGCAGATCCTAAAGCAAAAGGGCATGGGGTACTTTTGGTTATGAACGATTGGATTCATTCTGCTCAATCATTGACCAAAGTTAGTACAACAGCTGTTCAGACTTTTATGTCTCCAATACGCGGACTTATAGGAACCACTTCTTACGGGGTAAATGATTTTTACCATTATCCTGATCAAAAATTCGGAAAAAGTTCTGAATTTGACGTAAAAGGAGTAACAACTTTTCCACGCGTAGATATTATTTATGCTGATGCCGATATGAAACCTGATTTAATAGATGCTTCTATTGAAAAAGGAGCCAAAGGAATTGTAATTGCCGGCGTTGGTAACGGAAACATGAATAAAGCTTCTCTTGATGCTTGTGCAAGAGCAAGTAAAAAAGGAATTATTGTAGTTCGAAGCACACGTGTGGCTACTGGTATTGTAGGACGTAACGTGGAGTGCAATGATGACGAATTAGGGCTTATCGCTTCTTATGGATTAAATCCTCAAAAATCCAGAATTCTCTTGACTATAGCATTACTTAAACCAAGAAAATTGGATGAACTTCAAAAAATATTCCTGGAATATTAA
- a CDS encoding DcaP family trimeric outer membrane transporter, whose product MKKKFLQMVKIRYLTITICFLVVNLMQGQDGDAKKSMEIYGFIMTDIGYNFNQIQPDWYDAVRPTKLPSYENEYGPDGNYYASVRQTRFGIKNYFDTGIGELKTQFEFELYGTGVDAGQTTFRLRHAYAELGKFGAGQTWSPFMDIDVFPNTLEYWGPTGMVFFRNVQIRYMPIQGDTRLTIALERPGASADQGIYDNRIELEGVNARFPLPDLSAEYRYGAKWGYVELAGILRKIEWKDQNNDQFDLSGDALGWGLNLSTNIKFGQSTVFKGQVVYGEGIQNYMNDAPVDIGIENNPGNVTEPVKGVALPLLGFVAFIDHSWTEKFTSSFGYSMIDIDNSNGQTNDAFKKGQYIVANLLYSPAKNCLVGGEFQWGDRDNFRDGWSTSISKVQFSFKYNFSEAFYRKNQ is encoded by the coding sequence ATGAAAAAAAAGTTTTTGCAAATGGTCAAGATTAGATATCTAACCATTACAATTTGTTTTCTTGTAGTAAACCTAATGCAGGGTCAGGACGGTGATGCTAAAAAAAGTATGGAAATTTATGGATTTATCATGACCGATATTGGGTATAATTTTAATCAGATACAGCCAGATTGGTACGATGCTGTGCGCCCTACTAAATTACCCTCTTATGAAAATGAATATGGACCAGACGGTAATTATTATGCCTCTGTACGCCAGACGAGATTTGGTATCAAAAATTATTTTGATACCGGAATTGGGGAATTGAAAACGCAATTCGAATTTGAATTGTATGGCACTGGTGTCGATGCAGGTCAGACCACTTTTCGTTTGCGTCACGCTTATGCCGAATTAGGGAAATTTGGAGCAGGTCAGACCTGGAGCCCTTTTATGGATATTGATGTATTCCCAAATACATTAGAATATTGGGGACCAACCGGAATGGTGTTTTTCCGTAACGTACAAATTCGTTATATGCCTATTCAGGGCGATACCCGTTTAACTATTGCGCTGGAAAGACCCGGAGCAAGTGCTGATCAGGGTATATATGACAATCGTATCGAACTTGAAGGGGTTAATGCGAGATTTCCGTTGCCGGATCTTTCGGCAGAATATCGTTACGGTGCTAAATGGGGTTATGTGGAATTAGCCGGTATACTGAGAAAAATTGAATGGAAAGACCAAAATAATGATCAATTTGATTTATCCGGAGATGCTCTTGGATGGGGGTTAAATTTAAGTACCAACATTAAATTTGGTCAAAGTACTGTTTTCAAAGGGCAGGTTGTGTATGGTGAAGGAATTCAGAATTACATGAACGATGCTCCGGTTGATATCGGAATCGAAAATAATCCCGGAAACGTTACAGAACCTGTAAAAGGTGTTGCACTTCCGTTGCTTGGTTTTGTGGCTTTTATTGATCATAGCTGGACTGAAAAATTTACCAGTTCGTTTGGTTATTCTATGATTGATATTGACAATTCTAACGGACAAACGAATGATGCCTTCAAAAAAGGTCAATATATAGTAGCGAATTTGCTTTATTCTCCCGCAAAAAATTGTCTGGTGGGAGGTGAATTTCAGTGGGGCGATCGCGATAATTTCAGAGACGGATGGAGTACTTCTATATCCAAAGTACAATTCTCTTTTAAATATAACTTCTCAGAAGCCTTTTATAGAAAAAATCAATAG
- a CDS encoding aspartate ammonia-lyase, producing the protein MCKKIHYVILFGLYISFLTAQTRTEKDLLGEKQIPNNAYYGVQTARALENFQISGMTTQFYPDYVKAFAMVKLAAARANAADGRLKKDRLAAIEKACQAVIDGKYHDQFLVDLYQGGAGTSANMNVNEVLANIALEMSGHKKGEYQFIEPHDDLNMGQSTNDVYPTAIKVALLLHNDKLTKEADLLAKAFHKKGDEFKDILKMGRTEGQDAVPMTLGQEFHAFGNQLDAEIAALRKSEVFLCEQNMGATAIGTGITASPGYAEKVATHLAKITGKPIVMSKDLIAATSSQQGFVIYSSALKSMAIAMSKISSDLIFLASGPRAGIFEINLPALQPGSSIMPGKVNPVMPELMNEVCFKVIGNDLTVTLAAHSGLLQLNAFEPVEAIAMMESQGLFFKTMPLFRKNCIEGITANKSVLEHYMERSVGIVTALNPVLGYEKTTELAKEALETNKGILELIREKKLLTEDQIKKLLDPASLTGQK; encoded by the coding sequence ATGTGTAAAAAAATACATTATGTAATCCTCTTTGGATTATACATCAGCTTCCTTACTGCTCAAACCCGAACTGAAAAAGATCTTTTGGGGGAGAAGCAAATTCCGAACAATGCTTACTACGGAGTTCAGACAGCCCGCGCCCTTGAAAATTTTCAGATCAGCGGCATGACCACGCAATTTTACCCTGATTATGTAAAAGCTTTTGCCATGGTAAAATTAGCGGCAGCCCGTGCCAATGCAGCTGACGGCCGACTTAAAAAAGACCGGCTTGCTGCGATAGAAAAAGCCTGTCAGGCCGTAATAGACGGAAAATACCACGATCAGTTTCTGGTTGATTTGTATCAGGGAGGGGCAGGTACCTCAGCCAACATGAATGTCAACGAAGTTCTTGCTAATATCGCCCTTGAAATGAGCGGTCATAAAAAAGGGGAGTATCAATTTATAGAACCTCATGATGACCTAAATATGGGGCAATCTACCAATGATGTTTACCCAACAGCTATTAAAGTGGCGCTATTATTACACAATGATAAACTAACCAAAGAAGCTGATTTGCTTGCCAAAGCGTTTCATAAAAAAGGAGATGAGTTTAAAGACATTCTAAAAATGGGTCGTACCGAAGGACAGGATGCCGTACCAATGACTCTGGGACAGGAATTTCACGCTTTTGGAAATCAGCTTGACGCAGAAATTGCCGCTTTACGTAAATCAGAAGTATTTTTATGTGAGCAAAACATGGGGGCGACAGCAATAGGAACGGGAATTACGGCTTCACCAGGTTATGCTGAAAAGGTGGCCACGCATCTTGCTAAAATTACAGGAAAACCTATTGTGATGAGTAAAGATCTGATTGCTGCTACTTCTAGTCAACAAGGATTTGTAATTTATTCATCAGCACTTAAAAGCATGGCCATAGCCATGTCAAAAATAAGCAGCGATCTTATTTTCCTGGCCTCAGGACCACGCGCTGGTATATTTGAAATTAATTTGCCGGCACTTCAACCGGGATCTTCAATTATGCCGGGTAAAGTAAATCCTGTTATGCCGGAGTTAATGAATGAAGTTTGTTTCAAAGTAATAGGGAATGATTTAACCGTAACACTTGCTGCTCATTCCGGTTTACTGCAATTGAATGCTTTTGAACCTGTAGAAGCCATCGCCATGATGGAGTCACAAGGTTTGTTTTTTAAAACAATGCCCTTGTTTAGAAAAAATTGTATAGAAGGTATTACTGCAAATAAATCGGTTTTAGAACATTATATGGAAAGAAGTGTTGGTATTGTTACGGCACTTAATCCGGTATTGGGTTACGAAAAAACAACTGAGCTGGCCAAAGAAGCTCTTGAAACCAATAAAGGAATTCTGGAGCTTATACGCGAAAAGAAATTACTTACGGAAGATCAAATTAAAAAATTACTTGATCCGGCAAGCTTAACAGGACAAAAATAA
- a CDS encoding phospholipid scramblase-related protein, with translation MISDFFETNNYFVDKKNSFQEHYNVYNDKRERIGRIKQKLTVLQKVLRLTVSKTLLPFSLEIRSANGGLEASILKKGLFSKSEIIVQDASGKKVGIINKKSKHFKPEFKILNSANEVIAEIGDVWKKSNFIINDSLENQIGTIDHQWKGSMKNVARADNSYNVNIATNYSNNEEKVAILSTAIVINMFF, from the coding sequence ATGATCTCAGATTTCTTTGAAACAAATAACTATTTCGTTGACAAAAAAAATAGTTTTCAGGAGCACTACAATGTTTATAATGACAAACGCGAACGCATTGGCAGAATTAAACAAAAATTAACCGTATTACAAAAAGTATTACGCTTAACAGTAAGTAAAACATTGCTTCCTTTCTCTCTAGAGATTCGGAGTGCCAATGGCGGTTTAGAAGCTTCAATATTAAAAAAAGGTCTCTTTTCAAAATCTGAAATTATTGTACAGGATGCTTCCGGCAAAAAAGTGGGAATCATTAATAAAAAATCAAAGCATTTTAAACCTGAATTCAAAATTTTAAACAGCGCTAACGAGGTTATCGCTGAGATAGGTGATGTGTGGAAAAAATCTAATTTTATTATCAATGATTCTTTGGAAAACCAAATAGGCACAATTGACCATCAATGGAAAGGATCAATGAAAAATGTTGCCAGAGCAGACAATAGCTATAATGTAAATATTGCAACCAACTATTCTAATAATGAAGAAAAAGTCGCTATTTTATCGACTGCGATTGTTATAAATATGTTTTTTTAA
- a CDS encoding anion permease, whose protein sequence is MKEVKITQTLITLAVGLIIWFIPAPQGVVIEAWHLFAIFVATIFGIILKAAPMGTMCMIAIALTAFTQVLAPGEAGKSITLALQGFGDKVIWLIGISFFIARGFIKTGLGNRIAFLFIKVFGKSSLGLAYGLGLADVVLAPAVPSNTARGGGIIYPIMKSMSMSFGSMPDQPETHRKLGAFLTLNSYNMNLIASSMFLTGTASNPMCQKFALNLGIKISWMSWATAAIVPGIVAFFVIPFVLYKIYPPELKSTGDAPQIASQKLKEMGSISRNEWLMLLTFFILLFLWITGDLFSIDATTTAFIGLVVLLLTSVLTWEDVKAEKGAWDTIVWFSVLVMMASSLNELGFIGWFSDLVKAEIGGLSWQMAFPIIILVYFFSHYLFASATAHVAAMYAALLGVGVSIGVPGLLLAFMLGFVGSLYGTLTHYGHGPAPVFFGSGYVDLKSWWVKGLITGLVMLFIYMVIGGLWMRVIGYF, encoded by the coding sequence ATGAAAGAAGTAAAAATTACCCAAACCCTGATTACACTGGCAGTTGGATTAATCATTTGGTTTATTCCCGCTCCGCAAGGTGTTGTAATTGAAGCCTGGCATTTGTTTGCCATTTTCGTAGCCACTATTTTCGGAATCATTTTAAAAGCGGCTCCCATGGGAACAATGTGTATGATCGCCATTGCATTAACAGCCTTTACTCAAGTTCTTGCCCCCGGAGAAGCCGGAAAATCGATCACACTGGCGCTGCAAGGTTTTGGCGATAAAGTAATCTGGCTTATCGGAATTTCGTTTTTTATTGCGAGAGGTTTTATTAAAACAGGATTAGGAAACAGAATTGCGTTTCTATTCATTAAAGTATTTGGCAAAAGTTCGCTTGGATTGGCATATGGTTTAGGACTTGCAGATGTTGTTCTGGCACCAGCAGTACCAAGTAATACGGCACGAGGCGGCGGAATTATTTATCCTATAATGAAATCGATGTCTATGAGTTTTGGTTCGATGCCGGATCAGCCGGAAACACATCGAAAATTAGGTGCGTTTTTAACATTGAACAGTTATAACATGAATTTGATTGCTTCTTCAATGTTTTTAACGGGAACGGCCAGTAACCCCATGTGCCAAAAATTTGCACTTAATCTCGGAATCAAAATTTCGTGGATGTCCTGGGCAACTGCAGCAATTGTTCCCGGTATTGTTGCCTTTTTTGTAATTCCGTTTGTGTTATATAAAATTTATCCTCCTGAACTCAAAAGTACCGGAGATGCACCACAAATTGCAAGTCAGAAACTAAAAGAAATGGGATCAATTTCACGTAATGAATGGTTAATGCTGCTAACTTTTTTCATCCTGTTATTTCTTTGGATAACCGGCGATTTATTCTCTATCGATGCTACTACAACAGCTTTTATTGGTTTGGTTGTATTATTACTTACTTCTGTATTAACCTGGGAAGATGTTAAAGCCGAAAAAGGCGCCTGGGACACCATTGTCTGGTTTTCTGTTTTAGTAATGATGGCGAGCTCACTCAACGAATTAGGTTTTATTGGCTGGTTTAGTGATTTGGTAAAAGCAGAGATTGGCGGTTTAAGCTGGCAAATGGCTTTTCCGATTATTATTTTAGTGTATTTCTTTAGCCATTATCTTTTTGCCAGTGCAACAGCACATGTGGCAGCCATGTATGCTGCATTGTTAGGTGTTGGTGTATCTATCGGAGTTCCGGGTCTGCTACTCGCTTTCATGCTTGGATTTGTAGGGTCATTATACGGAACTTTAACACATTACGGTCACGGACCTGCACCTGTTTTCTTTGGTAGCGGATATGTTGACTTAAAAAGCTGGTGGGTAAAAGGCTTGATAACCGGACTTGTCATGTTATTTATTTACATGGTAATTGGCGGATTATGGATGAGAGTTATAGGATATTTCTAA